The stretch of DNA CCGGACTGCCCGCCCGGCTGGGCTTTGTCCGCGGGGGCCTTACCGGCCGGGGTCTTGTCCGCGGGGGCCTGGAATTCGATGACGGATTCCCAGCCGGTTCCGGTCACGGCGTGCCTGCCGGCGTCCTTGTGCTCCGTGTCCGGCCGCGGCGTGGCGGCGTCGGACTTATGCTCCGGAACCGGGATCTCCTTGACGGTGGCACCGGGCGGCGGGGTGAACTGGAAGATGGAGGCGTCCGGGGCTTCGAGCTTGAGGCTCGTAAAGGCGATCCGGAAGGCGGGATCGGCCTGCCCGCGGGCTTTCACCTCGACGCCCAGCGGGAGGCCGCTCTGGCCGTCAACGGAAATCGCGATGGACGCCAGGAGGGTGGCCGAGGATTTGGGGGTGAGCACCAGGTTGTACGCGGCCCGTCCAGCCACCTGGACATCCGCACCGACAGCCACGTCGGTGCTCGGATCGAGGGTGGCCAGCAGCTTGGCGGCGAGCTCTTCGGGGGTCGGCATGAGGGCCTTGGCTGACTCCTGGCGCCCGGCCGCGTCGGCCGGCAGCTGGACGTGCGCCGCGGTGTTGTCCTGGGAGTTGTAGAACCACAGTTCGTTGCCGTTCCGGACGGCGTTCCGTTCAGCCATCCGGTCCATCATCTGGATGCGGGCACTGTCCGCGCCGTCCGAGTAGATCCGGGCGGTGTGCGGCCCGGCCAGCAGCTCAAGCCAGGCGGTGTCCGGTGAGCCTGCACCGGGTGCCGTCTTGGGGAGTTCCGGCAGCCCGATGTCCGAGCTCTGCTCCAGGGTCCCGGAGAGTGCCTGCTTGTGGTGCTGGGCCACCAGCTGCAGCACCTGCTCCGGCGATTTGGGCGGCAACGGATCCCCGGCGCTCGCGGGAAGCGAGCCCGTCAGGACCCCGGCGGCGATCACGGCGGGTACGGCCACGGCGGGCAGCCAGCGCAGCCATTTGCGGGTCATCACGGCCTCGCTCCACAACTCGCTCCAACATTGCAGCTCATAGTTCAACAGTACGCCTGGATGGGGGCTGCATCACCCCTCCGTGGGGTGCCGCACCGGCGTCACGGTGCCGGCGGCGCCGTCGACCGTGACGCTGTCTCCGGTGACAATCCTGGCCGTGGCGTCCGGCACGCCCACCACCGCCGGAATCCCGTATTCGCGGGCGACGACGGCGCCGTGTGAGTTGGGCCCGCCCATCTCCATCACGAGTCCGCCGGCGGTCAGGAACAGCGGGGTCCAGCCGGGATCCGTGGACGGCGCCACCAGGATTTCGCCGGGCTCCAGGTGCGCCCCTTGCGGGTCCAGGATCACGCGCGCCCTGGCCGTGGCGGTGCCGGCCGAGGCGGGCGTGCCGGACAGGACGCCCGCCGCCGCGGAGGCCCGGCCGCCGGCGCCGGCGGACTGCAGCGCCTCGGGCTCTGTGCCGTCGGAAAGCAGCACCCGGGGGATGTGCCGGCGGCCCAGTTCGGCCTCGTACGCGTCGCGCCGCCCCGCCACGATGTCCTGCAGCTTTTTGCCCTCCAAGCCCAGCCGTGCTTCGCCGAGGTCCAGGAAGAAGACGTCGTCCTGCGCGTCGAGGCGCCCGGCCGCGGCCAGTTCGGCTCCCACGGCGGCGAGCTGTTCCCGTACTGCCGCCAGCGCCTCGACGAGGTAGTACTTCGGCAGTTCGCGCAGCCCGGCGAACATCCGGGTCCGTTTCAGCGCAGCCCGGACCAGGCCTGCCCGCAGCCTGCTCCGTTCCCGCGCCGCGGCGATGAGCCGTTCGACCTGGGCATCCGCCTCGCGCACTGCCTTGCTGAACTGCTTGTCCGGCGCCAGCGCGGGATCATCCAGCCGCAGGTAATTGGCCAGGACGCCAAGAATGTGCGCCGGATCATCCGACCAGCGTGGCATGCCGAGGTCTATTTCGGCAACGGCCCGGTGGCCGTAGCGGCTCAGGAAACCCGCCAGCCCGGACTGCACGACGGCGGGCAGGCCACCGGAACGGTAGCGGCGCACCAGCTCCGGCAGGGGCTGGCCGGCGAGTACCGCGGCCGATTCCGGATGGGCGCGGATGGCCGCCGCGAGCCGCCAGAGGTGGAGGTCCATCTCGGTGGTCACATTGTTGGGCACCCCCCTCAGGACCGCCTGCAGCTCTCCCGGTTCCAGCCCGCGCCCCACGAGTTTTCCGGCCACGGCCAGCAGGGCGAAGCCCAGCGCCGGGAGCGGCAGGATGGTGGGAACCACCGGAAAAACCTCCGTGCCCAGGATGCGCTCGGCGTGGTCCAGCCGTTGTGCGGCCGTGGCGCCGGCAGGCACCACGAGTGCGGTCCGGAGCTCCTCGCCGACCCGTTCGGCCCGCTTCAGTGCCGCCTCCGGCCGGAAAAGGGCCCGGGCCAGGGACTCGGGCACCCTGAACCGGGCCGCCACCGGCGCCAGGTGACGGAGCAGCGGCCACGGTGACGTGATCGTCACGGAAAACCGCGGATCGGCAAAGAGCCGCCGCAGCACGGCGGCGGACCGGGACTCCATAACGTCGAACACCCGGGGAACGATCGCACGGCCGATCCTGCTCCGGACCACGGGCGTGAGGTCGAAGAAGATGCGCTGCCCGGCCTGGGCGTACGGGGCGGGTCCCT from Arthrobacter sp. PAMC25564 encodes:
- a CDS encoding PEP/pyruvate-binding domain-containing protein produces the protein MEQLNSPGTGRGGPVLALELLSQDLVPVAGGKAANLGELLRAGLPVPGGFCLTTHAYRRAMAPAGLGETHRALAACAPGDLPALAALAATARGLVLAAEVPAEIADAVRAAYAALGTEAAVAVRSSATAEDLAFASFAGQQDTFLNVVGAEAVLAAVRQCWASLWTDRAVAYRAAQGIGPATVSLAVVVQRMVDAAVAGVLFTANPVTGRRHEAVIDASPGLGEAVVSGAVNPDHFVVDGATRRVLECRIGDKGVAIRPLPGGGTERVDQPDARFQPCLDDAQLAALELLGRRAELHFGSPQDLEWAIDGDGRAWLTQSRPITTLYPLPEKPPPGTEVRVYLCFSLAQGLTRPLTPMGLAGIRLIASSVALAARFQVPEPREGPAPYAQAGQRIFFDLTPVVRSRIGRAIVPRVFDVMESRSAAVLRRLFADPRFSVTITSPWPLLRHLAPVAARFRVPESLARALFRPEAALKRAERVGEELRTALVVPAGATAAQRLDHAERILGTEVFPVVPTILPLPALGFALLAVAGKLVGRGLEPGELQAVLRGVPNNVTTEMDLHLWRLAAAIRAHPESAAVLAGQPLPELVRRYRSGGLPAVVQSGLAGFLSRYGHRAVAEIDLGMPRWSDDPAHILGVLANYLRLDDPALAPDKQFSKAVREADAQVERLIAAARERSRLRAGLVRAALKRTRMFAGLRELPKYYLVEALAAVREQLAAVGAELAAAGRLDAQDDVFFLDLGEARLGLEGKKLQDIVAGRRDAYEAELGRRHIPRVLLSDGTEPEALQSAGAGGRASAAAGVLSGTPASAGTATARARVILDPQGAHLEPGEILVAPSTDPGWTPLFLTAGGLVMEMGGPNSHGAVVAREYGIPAVVGVPDATARIVTGDSVTVDGAAGTVTPVRHPTEG